The Nitrospira tepida genome includes a window with the following:
- a CDS encoding uracil-DNA glycosylase, translating to MRALAILNREIVACTSCPRLVDYRTRVAADKRRQYREWTYWGKPVPGFGDPAARLYVLGLAPAAHGGNRTGRVFTGDRSGDWLYEALHRFGFANQAASLHRDDGLKLSDCYIGATVRCAPPGNKPKPNEFLACRRFLLQEIQSLRRVCVVVTLGKIAFDHYLKARTELGWEVPKPVPRFAHKTVCRLPAGVTLIGSYHPSQQNTFTGKLTRPMFHSVFEEARRILS from the coding sequence ATGCGGGCCTTGGCCATTCTGAACCGGGAAATCGTGGCCTGCACGAGCTGCCCCCGGCTTGTGGACTATCGGACCCGCGTGGCGGCGGACAAGCGCCGACAGTACCGCGAATGGACTTATTGGGGGAAACCGGTGCCCGGTTTTGGAGATCCCGCGGCCCGCCTGTACGTGCTGGGCCTCGCGCCGGCTGCCCACGGAGGGAACCGGACCGGACGGGTGTTCACCGGAGATCGGAGCGGCGACTGGCTGTACGAAGCCCTGCATCGATTCGGGTTTGCCAACCAGGCCGCGTCCCTGCATCGGGACGATGGGCTCAAGCTCTCGGACTGCTATATCGGGGCGACTGTCCGCTGCGCGCCGCCCGGCAACAAGCCGAAGCCGAACGAGTTCTTAGCCTGCCGGCGGTTTCTGCTCCAGGAGATTCAATCGCTCAGGAGGGTCTGCGTGGTGGTGACGTTGGGCAAAATTGCGTTCGACCACTACCTGAAAGCGAGGACGGAACTCGGATGGGAGGTTCCGAAACCGGTTCCTCGCTTTGCGCATAAGACGGTCTGCCGGCTACCGGCCGGCGTAACGCTCATCGGCTCCTATCACCCCAGCCAGCAGAACACCTTCACCGGCAAGCTCACGAGACCGATGTTCCACTCGGTGTTTGAAGAGGCGCGGCGGATTCTCTCTTAA
- the fsa gene encoding fructose-6-phosphate aldolase, whose translation MKLFLDTANVKEIQEAASLGLLDGVTTNPSLVAKEGRSFRDVLEEICRIVDGPVSAEVVAVEADAMVKEGRDLAKIHKNIVVKVPLIPEGLKATKRLSSEGIKVNVTLCFSPTQALLAAKAGAWCVSPFIGRLDDVSSDGMALIRQIIAIYKNYSYATYVLVASVRHPQHVVEAALAGGHICTMPYAVFQQLVKHPLTDVGLKKFLADWESRGQK comes from the coding sequence ATGAAACTCTTTCTCGACACAGCCAATGTAAAGGAAATTCAGGAGGCCGCCAGCTTGGGTCTTCTCGACGGCGTGACGACGAATCCGTCGCTGGTGGCCAAGGAAGGGCGCAGCTTCCGTGACGTGCTCGAGGAAATTTGCCGCATCGTCGATGGTCCGGTCAGCGCGGAAGTCGTGGCCGTTGAAGCCGACGCGATGGTGAAAGAGGGGCGCGACCTCGCCAAAATCCACAAGAACATCGTCGTCAAGGTGCCTTTGATTCCGGAAGGCCTCAAAGCCACGAAACGGCTGTCTAGCGAAGGCATCAAAGTCAACGTCACATTGTGCTTCTCGCCGACCCAGGCGCTGCTGGCCGCCAAGGCGGGCGCCTGGTGCGTCTCCCCTTTTATCGGGCGGCTGGATGACGTCAGCTCGGACGGCATGGCGTTGATCCGCCAGATCATCGCCATCTACAAGAATTATTCCTACGCCACTTACGTGCTCGTGGCCAGTGTGCGGCATCCCCAGCATGTCGTCGAGGCGGCGCTGGCCGGCGGCCATATCTGCACGATGCCGTATGCGGTATTCCAGCAATTGGTCAAGCATCCGCTCACCGACGTCGGCCTCAAGAAATTTTTGGCCGACTGGGAATCCCGCGGGCAGAAATAG